The following are encoded in a window of Oreochromis aureus strain Israel breed Guangdong linkage group 10, ZZ_aureus, whole genome shotgun sequence genomic DNA:
- the vps26c gene encoding vacuolar protein sorting-associated protein 26C isoform X2, which translates to MEGVVNLQLSSKSVGVFEAFYNSVKPIQLISSNIEVAKAGKIPGGKTEIPFEFPLHTKGNKVLYETYHGVFVNIQYSLRCDMKRSLLAKDLSRSCEFIVHCQPQKSKVIPTPVNFTITPDTLQSREKNSLPKFLIRGHLDATNCVISLPLTGEVVVENSDVPIKSIELQLVRVETCGCAEGYARDATEIQNIQIAEGDVCHGLAIPIYMIFPRLFTCPTLETTNFKVEFEVNVVVVLHDDHLITENFPLKLCRL; encoded by the exons CCCATCCAGCTGATCAGCAGTAACATCGAAGTGGCCAAGGCTGGAAAAATTCCTGGAGGAAAGACTGAGATTCCCTTCGAGTTCCCTCTGCACACCAAAGGCAACAAAGTGCTGTACGAGACCTACCATGGAGTCTTTGTCAACATTCAG TACTCCCTCCGCTGTGACATGAAGCGCTCCCTGCTGGCCAAAGATTTGAGCAGGAGCTGCGAATTCATCGTGCACTGCCAG CCTCAGAAATCTAAAGTCATCCCCACACCGGTGAACTTCACCATCACTCCAGACACTCTGCAGAGCCGCGAG aaAAATTCACTTCCGAAGTTTCTCATCCGAGGACATTTAGACGCCACTAACTGCGTGATCAGCCTGCCGCTTACCGGAGAGGTGGTGGTGGAAAACTCGGACGTCCCCATAAAGAGTATTGAACTACAGCTGGTACGGGTGGAGACCTGTG gctgtgctgaggGTTACGCCAGAGACGCCACAGAGATCCAGAACATCCAGATAGCCGAAGGTGACGTCTGCCACGGCCTCGCCATCCCCATCTATATGATCTTCCCCAGACTGTTCACCTGCCCCACGCTGGAGACAACAAACTTCAAAGTCG AGTTTGAAGTCAACGTCGTCGTAGTGCTCCATGATGATCACCTGATCACAGAGAACTTTCCTCTGAAGCTGTGCAGACTCTGA